A genomic stretch from Sphingobacterium sp. ML3W includes:
- the ruvX gene encoding Holliday junction resolvase RuvX has product MRLMAFDYGTKRIGVAVTDPMQIIATALTTIHPQDIWTFLTDYLQTEQIETFVVGKPKQLDGSDSESASHVVGFMRKLKKTYPTIPVVEIDERFTSKMASAAIAQSGKKKKDRQQKGLVDTVSATIILQSYMEGRNF; this is encoded by the coding sequence ATGAGGTTAATGGCATTTGATTACGGTACAAAACGAATTGGGGTTGCGGTGACGGATCCGATGCAAATTATTGCTACGGCACTGACAACAATACATCCGCAGGATATTTGGACTTTTCTAACGGATTACCTCCAAACGGAACAGATCGAAACATTCGTTGTCGGTAAGCCCAAACAGCTGGACGGATCGGATTCGGAGTCAGCTTCGCATGTGGTCGGGTTTATGCGCAAATTGAAAAAGACCTATCCTACCATCCCAGTTGTGGAAATCGATGAACGGTTTACTTCAAAAATGGCCTCTGCAGCCATCGCTCAAAGTGGAAAGAAGAAAAAGGACCGTCAACAGAAAGGCCTGGTTGACACCGTCTCTGCGACAATTATCTTGCAAAGCTATATGGAGGGTCGGAATTTTTAA
- a CDS encoding metallophosphoesterase, which produces MLLVNACVLLILDFYIFFALRATKIKFPKTKIFAVLWWSYSALLLLGVFISAKYNIPLIVRSVILVGFFLTAASKIFFFLILLIDDIRRGGVWVKRLFSKKESVEDVVEDAGDPLPENPVKGISRSEFLTKAGILIGASPLIPLSWGIISGAYDYRVRRVPLYLPNLPKAFHGMTIAQISDVHSGSFYNKTAVTGGVDMLLKEKADVTFFTGDIVNAQASEMREYQDIFARVKSDLGVFSTLGNHDYGDYYYGKEDSPEKRKNLKDVIDVHKVMGWDLLMDENRKIKVDGEELCIVGVQNWGTGRFPKHGDIKKALMGTEEQSVKLLLSHDPSHWRAQVLDTDVDVMFAGHTHGMQFGVRAEMLQWSPVQYIYKEWAGLYRAQENKRLYVNVGYGFLGYPGRVGILPEITIFELIKGQDPKFKA; this is translated from the coding sequence ATGTTGTTAGTAAATGCATGTGTTTTACTCATTCTAGATTTTTATATCTTTTTTGCCCTTCGTGCTACGAAGATTAAATTTCCCAAAACAAAAATATTCGCCGTGTTATGGTGGTCGTATTCGGCCCTATTATTATTAGGTGTTTTTATATCTGCCAAATATAACATTCCATTGATTGTACGATCTGTTATTTTGGTTGGATTCTTTCTGACAGCAGCTTCAAAGATATTCTTCTTTTTGATTTTATTGATTGATGATATCCGTCGTGGTGGAGTCTGGGTCAAACGCTTGTTCAGCAAGAAAGAATCCGTTGAGGATGTTGTTGAAGATGCTGGCGATCCATTACCCGAAAATCCGGTCAAAGGCATCAGTCGATCCGAATTTTTGACCAAAGCGGGTATTTTAATTGGGGCCTCACCACTGATTCCATTAAGCTGGGGTATTATTTCTGGCGCATACGATTACCGCGTGAGACGTGTACCTTTATATTTACCTAATCTTCCGAAAGCTTTTCATGGCATGACTATCGCACAGATATCAGATGTACACTCGGGATCCTTCTATAACAAGACCGCTGTAACAGGTGGAGTCGATATGTTACTGAAAGAAAAAGCGGATGTAACATTCTTTACGGGGGATATCGTGAACGCTCAAGCATCTGAAATGCGCGAATACCAAGATATCTTTGCGCGTGTGAAGTCTGATTTAGGGGTATTCTCAACTTTGGGTAACCATGATTATGGTGATTACTATTATGGAAAAGAAGATTCTCCCGAGAAGCGGAAAAATTTAAAGGATGTGATTGATGTTCATAAAGTGATGGGCTGGGATCTATTAATGGATGAAAACCGCAAGATTAAAGTCGATGGTGAAGAGCTCTGTATCGTTGGGGTGCAGAACTGGGGAACAGGTCGTTTCCCAAAACATGGCGATATCAAAAAGGCATTGATGGGAACTGAGGAACAGTCCGTTAAGTTATTATTGTCCCATGACCCTTCTCATTGGCGCGCACAAGTATTGGATACTGATGTCGATGTGATGTTTGCAGGCCATACCCATGGTATGCAGTTCGGTGTACGCGCTGAAATGTTGCAATGGAGTCCTGTACAATATATTTATAAAGAATGGGCTGGATTATATCGTGCACAAGAAAACAAACGGTTATATGTCAATGTCGGTTATGGATTCTTAGGATATCCCGGTCGTGTTGGTATCCTGCCTGAAATTACAATCTTTGAGTTGATTAAAGGGCAAGATCCGAAATTTAAGGCTTAG
- a CDS encoding class I SAM-dependent methyltransferase, which yields MNELEEYFRNNNAKLINKWMHYFDVYDRHFRRFKDKEIVVLEIGVFQGGSLQMWKKYFGDKAKIYGVDINPNCKELEEENVEIFIGSQSDRKFLRKVKESIPPIDILIDDGGHTMLQQIITFEELFGHVKEDGVYLCEDLHTSYQVFYGGGHKRNGTFIEYSKNFIDYINAHHSEQRGLKVNEFTRSVNSLHYYDSILVVEKHKMQPPTHMRTGNATVQDFDAPPTGISGLKWKIKKPALTVINKFLRFFRIGGFMWR from the coding sequence ATGAACGAATTAGAGGAATATTTCCGAAATAACAATGCGAAGCTGATAAACAAATGGATGCATTATTTCGACGTATATGATCGTCATTTCCGTCGATTTAAAGATAAAGAGATTGTTGTGCTTGAAATAGGTGTCTTTCAGGGTGGAAGCCTCCAGATGTGGAAGAAATATTTTGGCGACAAAGCAAAAATCTATGGGGTAGACATCAACCCCAACTGTAAAGAACTAGAAGAGGAGAATGTAGAAATATTTATCGGATCTCAGTCAGACCGTAAATTTCTACGTAAAGTAAAAGAATCGATCCCGCCAATAGATATCCTGATAGATGATGGCGGGCATACCATGCTGCAACAGATTATTACATTTGAAGAGTTATTTGGACATGTAAAAGAGGATGGTGTCTATCTATGCGAAGATTTGCACACCTCTTACCAAGTTTTTTATGGTGGTGGGCATAAGCGGAATGGCACTTTTATCGAATACAGTAAGAATTTTATTGATTACATCAATGCCCATCATTCAGAACAACGTGGACTAAAGGTTAATGAATTTACACGGTCGGTCAACTCCTTGCATTATTACGATAGCATACTGGTTGTTGAGAAACATAAAATGCAGCCGCCAACACATATGAGAACGGGTAATGCTACAGTACAGGACTTTGATGCTCCGCCAACAGGGATAAGTGGATTAAAGTGGAAGATTAAGAAGCCGGCGCTAACAGTGATCAATAAATTCCTCCGTTTTTTTAGGATTGGAGGATTTATGTGGAGATAA
- the hemH gene encoding ferrochelatase, whose product MSNKAKKGILLVQLGTPDSPTTPDVKKYLTEFLMDPRVIDIPYFQRTLLVKGIIARTRAPKSAKIYETIWDKETGSPLMHYSILQRDLLQESLGEEYHVELAMRYQNPSIEAALSKMEGMLLESVRVIPLFPQYASATSGSVIDRVMELIRKWNYLPEISFVSNFCTDDLMAETFADHARKHDLTHFDHFVFSYHGLPVRQLGKVDPTGKLKCPESGCDSCKTNVNAYCYVSQCYATTRTIVEKLGLQKEQYSLCFQSRLGKEPWIQPYTSDLLHDLASKGYKKLLVFSPAFVADCIETIDEIGVEYASEFKDLGGEEVCLVESLNDDPKWIASLKQLALNAKN is encoded by the coding sequence ATGAGCAATAAAGCCAAAAAAGGTATTCTTTTAGTACAATTAGGTACACCCGATAGTCCAACTACTCCAGACGTAAAGAAATATTTGACCGAATTCTTAATGGATCCCCGCGTCATAGATATTCCTTATTTTCAACGGACATTATTGGTAAAAGGAATTATTGCTCGTACCCGCGCACCAAAATCAGCAAAAATTTACGAAACAATCTGGGACAAGGAAACCGGCTCTCCCTTGATGCATTACAGTATATTGCAACGGGACCTATTGCAGGAGTCTCTAGGGGAGGAGTATCATGTGGAGTTGGCCATGCGTTACCAAAATCCATCCATAGAAGCTGCACTGAGCAAGATGGAGGGGATGCTGCTCGAATCCGTTCGCGTTATTCCATTATTCCCACAATATGCATCGGCGACATCAGGCTCGGTAATAGACCGTGTGATGGAGTTGATCCGCAAATGGAACTATTTGCCTGAAATTAGTTTTGTAAGCAATTTCTGCACGGATGACTTAATGGCTGAAACGTTTGCAGACCATGCCAGAAAACACGATCTTACACATTTCGACCACTTTGTGTTTAGCTATCATGGCCTTCCCGTCAGGCAGCTGGGTAAGGTGGATCCCACAGGCAAACTAAAATGCCCTGAATCAGGTTGTGATTCCTGCAAAACAAATGTCAACGCATATTGTTATGTTTCTCAGTGTTATGCGACGACGCGGACCATTGTTGAAAAACTAGGCTTGCAAAAAGAACAATACTCCCTGTGCTTCCAATCCCGTTTGGGCAAAGAGCCGTGGATTCAACCCTATACTTCCGATCTGTTGCATGACCTCGCTAGTAAAGGCTATAAAAAATTACTGGTCTTCAGTCCGGCATTTGTGGCAGACTGTATAGAGACTATCGATGAAATTGGTGTGGAATATGCTAGTGAATTCAAGGATTTAGGTGGAGAGGAAGTCTGTTTGGTCGAAAGTCTCAATGACGATCCCAAATGGATTGCATCTCTGAAGCAATTGGCACTCAATGCCAAAAATTAA
- the ybeY gene encoding rRNA maturation RNase YbeY, with protein MKSILFFTEDIDFKLKEKGKIRQWIADAIKGEGFKRIGELSFILCSDAYLLEINKEYLNHDTYTDIVTFDSSEDEDTIAGDIFISVERIQENAQKFKVGERDELHRVIIHGVMHLCGYPDKKPADKAKMTAKEDEYLGKRNF; from the coding sequence ATGAAAAGCATATTATTTTTTACAGAAGACATAGATTTCAAATTAAAAGAAAAAGGTAAGATTCGTCAATGGATCGCTGATGCGATTAAAGGTGAGGGATTTAAACGCATAGGCGAGCTGAGTTTTATCCTCTGTTCGGATGCCTATCTGTTGGAGATCAATAAAGAATACCTGAACCACGATACGTATACCGACATCGTGACTTTTGATTCATCAGAGGATGAAGATACCATTGCTGGCGATATTTTTATCAGCGTGGAACGTATCCAGGAAAATGCACAAAAATTTAAGGTTGGTGAACGTGATGAGTTGCATCGCGTCATTATTCACGGTGTCATGCACCTTTGTGGATATCCGGACAAAAAGCCAGCCGATAAAGCAAAGATGACGGCTAAAGAAGATGAATATCTAGGAAAAAGAAATTTCTAG
- a CDS encoding 4-hydroxy-3-methylbut-2-enyl diphosphate reductase: MALNLTVDIDKDSGFCFGVVYAIDMAEEILEEDGYLYCLGDIVHNDEEVARLKAKGLRIIDHAALPTLQNEKVLIRAHGEAPETYRTALENNITLIDASCPVVLKLQNRIKTSFDQEEKILIFGKHGHAEVIGLQGQTNNEALVFQDIAELDDADLPASFTLYSQTTKSVDKFYAIKDELIKRGYEVKANDTICRQVSNRYEDLGAFARQYDKIVFVSGKKSSNGKVLFEVCQKANPESYFISDPAELDASVFRTGDRIGICGATSTPMWLMKDVKASLEAL, translated from the coding sequence ATGGCATTAAATCTAACAGTAGACATCGATAAGGATTCCGGCTTTTGCTTTGGAGTGGTATACGCTATAGATATGGCAGAGGAGATTTTGGAAGAGGATGGTTACCTCTATTGTCTTGGTGACATTGTACACAATGACGAAGAAGTAGCCCGATTGAAAGCCAAAGGACTGCGTATTATTGATCATGCTGCGCTGCCTACACTACAAAACGAGAAGGTGCTGATCCGTGCACATGGTGAAGCCCCCGAAACCTATCGTACAGCTTTAGAAAACAATATTACGCTAATTGATGCCTCTTGTCCAGTCGTACTCAAATTGCAGAATAGGATCAAAACCTCGTTTGACCAGGAGGAAAAGATCTTGATCTTTGGAAAACATGGGCATGCGGAGGTCATCGGCCTACAGGGACAGACAAATAACGAAGCACTCGTATTTCAGGATATAGCTGAGTTGGATGATGCTGATTTGCCAGCTTCATTTACGCTCTATAGTCAGACAACAAAAAGTGTGGATAAATTCTACGCCATCAAAGATGAGTTGATCAAAAGAGGGTATGAGGTCAAGGCCAATGACACTATCTGTAGACAAGTATCTAACAGATATGAGGATCTTGGTGCCTTTGCTCGACAATATGATAAAATTGTTTTTGTATCCGGTAAAAAGTCTTCCAATGGAAAGGTTTTGTTTGAAGTATGCCAAAAAGCCAATCCTGAAAGTTACTTTATCTCCGACCCTGCCGAACTGGATGCGTCAGTTTTTAGGACCGGTGACCGTATTGGTATATGCGGAGCAACCTCAACACCAATGTGGCTGATGAAAGATGTAAAAGCGAGCCTGGAAGCACTCTAA
- the galK gene encoding galactokinase: MIAKETIVNKFKSLYQEEPIVVSSPGRINIIGEHTDYNDGFVLPAAIDKAIYVAVSRRTDDDIVLYAEDYQESHEVKLTDIAISDKHWPNYILGVVDQYQKRGAVLGGFNLYIDGDVPLGAGLSSSAAVECAVTLALSELFQLNVEQIDIPQIAQKAEHTYAGVMCGIMDQFASAFGKEKNVIKLDCRSLGFEYVPLDLKGYEVVLLNTNVKHSLASTAYNTRREQCEQASAWVREQYPEVKNLRDVTVDMLDELVKDKDADIYAKASFVVRENERVEKSCEALRSGDIEQLGQYIFQSHEGLSKVYEVSCPELDYLVDYVKQFPEVIGARMMGGGFGGCTINIVKEGAVASILPTLEKEYQQKFDKELSVIRVEIANGTRVL, encoded by the coding sequence ATGATCGCAAAAGAAACTATAGTAAATAAATTTAAAAGCTTATATCAGGAAGAACCCATTGTGGTTTCCTCTCCGGGCCGGATTAATATTATTGGCGAACATACCGATTATAACGATGGTTTTGTATTACCTGCAGCTATCGACAAGGCTATTTATGTTGCTGTCAGCAGACGTACTGATGATGATATCGTGTTGTATGCTGAAGACTATCAAGAAAGCCATGAAGTCAAATTAACGGATATCGCTATTTCAGACAAGCATTGGCCGAATTATATTCTCGGTGTAGTGGATCAATACCAAAAAAGAGGTGCCGTATTGGGTGGGTTTAATCTTTATATTGATGGTGATGTGCCATTGGGTGCCGGCTTATCTTCTTCAGCAGCAGTAGAATGTGCTGTTACTTTAGCCCTTAGTGAGTTGTTTCAATTAAATGTGGAACAGATTGATATCCCACAAATTGCACAAAAAGCAGAGCATACCTATGCTGGCGTGATGTGTGGTATCATGGATCAATTTGCGTCGGCCTTTGGTAAAGAAAAAAATGTCATTAAGCTGGATTGTCGCTCCTTGGGATTTGAATACGTGCCACTTGACCTCAAAGGTTATGAGGTGGTCCTATTAAATACAAACGTGAAACACTCCCTTGCTTCGACGGCTTACAATACACGTAGAGAGCAATGTGAGCAGGCATCGGCATGGGTAAGGGAGCAATATCCGGAGGTGAAAAATCTGCGAGACGTTACAGTGGACATGCTGGATGAACTGGTTAAAGATAAAGATGCAGATATCTATGCCAAAGCAAGTTTTGTTGTCCGTGAAAATGAAAGGGTAGAGAAGTCTTGCGAAGCATTACGTTCAGGGGATATTGAACAGTTGGGACAATATATTTTTCAGAGTCATGAGGGCTTGAGCAAAGTATATGAGGTCAGTTGCCCCGAATTGGATTATCTGGTTGATTATGTCAAACAATTCCCCGAAGTCATTGGTGCACGGATGATGGGCGGCGGCTTCGGTGGCTGCACAATCAATATTGTTAAAGAAGGTGCCGTTGCATCAATTTTGCCAACCTTGGAGAAAGAATATCAACAAAAATTTGATAAGGAACTTTCAGTCATCCGGGTAGAAATTGCGAATGGTACGCGTGTACTTTAG
- a CDS encoding nucleoside-diphosphate kinase — MATNRTFTMIKPDAVANGHIGAILNDIIAGGFKIIAMKYIQLSKETAGAFYAVHKERPFYGELVEFMTSGPIVAAILEKDNAVEDFRTLIGATNPADAAEGTIRNKYAKSIDANAIHGSDSDENAAIEGNFFFSQFERF, encoded by the coding sequence ATGGCAACTAACAGAACTTTTACGATGATTAAACCTGACGCAGTAGCGAACGGTCACATCGGTGCAATCTTAAACGATATTATTGCTGGTGGTTTCAAAATCATTGCAATGAAATACATTCAATTATCAAAAGAAACTGCTGGCGCATTTTACGCAGTGCACAAAGAACGTCCTTTCTACGGTGAATTGGTAGAATTCATGACTTCAGGTCCTATCGTTGCTGCAATCTTAGAAAAAGACAATGCCGTTGAAGATTTCCGTACATTAATCGGCGCTACTAATCCTGCTGACGCAGCTGAAGGTACAATCCGTAACAAATATGCTAAATCTATCGATGCTAACGCTATCCACGGATCTGATTCTGATGAAAATGCGGCTATCGAAGGTAACTTCTTCTTCTCTCAATTTGAAAGATTTTAG
- a CDS encoding UDP-glucose--hexose-1-phosphate uridylyltransferase, whose protein sequence is MQSTLNFGDSPHTRVNILTGEKVLVSPHRSKRPWQGQVEDLPGDDRPAYDPKCYLCPTNKRADGDINPDYKESFVFVNDFSALLKDTSQQEFNEDELFIAETEKGICKVIAFTPRHDLTLPEMEQSAIKAVVDLWQKEFEELSKVEWIRYIQIFENKGAIMGCSNPHPHGQIWSQNHLPVEIQKECVQQKRYFDKYQRTLLAEYIKAELKKEERIIDENDSFVSLVPFWAAWPYEAMIVSKRAVQNITGFDEKEKEDLAAILKLLTTRYDNLFKTSFPYSAGMHQAPVNDGDHPEWHWHMHFYPPLLRSATVKKFMVGYEMLANPQRDITPEVAAEQLRNCATKHYKSK, encoded by the coding sequence ATGCAATCAACTTTAAACTTTGGGGACTCTCCTCACACACGCGTTAATATTCTTACCGGGGAAAAAGTACTTGTGTCTCCACATCGCAGCAAGCGGCCATGGCAAGGACAAGTAGAAGATCTGCCTGGCGATGATAGACCAGCTTATGATCCCAAATGCTATTTGTGCCCTACAAATAAACGGGCAGATGGGGATATCAATCCAGATTATAAAGAAAGCTTTGTTTTCGTCAACGATTTTTCGGCATTATTGAAAGATACTAGCCAACAGGAATTTAATGAGGACGAATTGTTTATTGCAGAGACCGAAAAAGGAATCTGTAAAGTTATTGCTTTTACACCACGCCATGACCTCACCTTGCCCGAAATGGAACAATCAGCTATAAAGGCTGTGGTTGATCTCTGGCAGAAGGAATTTGAGGAACTTTCCAAGGTGGAATGGATCCGCTATATTCAGATTTTTGAAAATAAAGGTGCTATCATGGGTTGTAGTAATCCACATCCACATGGGCAGATCTGGTCACAAAATCATTTACCGGTAGAGATCCAGAAAGAATGTGTTCAGCAGAAAAGATATTTCGACAAATATCAGCGTACCCTATTAGCTGAATATATCAAAGCCGAACTAAAAAAAGAAGAGCGCATTATTGATGAAAATGATTCTTTTGTCTCTTTAGTGCCTTTTTGGGCCGCTTGGCCTTATGAAGCCATGATTGTCAGCAAGAGAGCTGTGCAGAATATTACCGGATTTGACGAAAAGGAAAAGGAAGATCTTGCAGCGATACTTAAGTTATTGACTACACGTTATGATAACCTTTTCAAAACATCTTTTCCTTATTCTGCGGGTATGCACCAAGCTCCAGTTAATGATGGGGACCATCCGGAATGGCATTGGCATATGCATTTCTATCCACCCTTATTGCGCTCGGCAACAGTCAAAAAATTTATGGTCGGATACGAGATGCTCGCTAATCCACAACGGGATATTACACCTGAAGTCGCCGCTGAACAATTGCGGAATTGTGCTACTAAACATTATAAATCTAAGTAA
- a CDS encoding aminotransferase class I/II-fold pyridoxal phosphate-dependent enzyme — protein MASNTETILIHEGQHFNSTAAVTAPIFQTSTYIADSDPTEYIKAATEPKHPYFYHRHGNPTNSQVAAVVAKLEKTEDALVFATGMAAISTAILAIVKSGDHIVAQLAHYSGTAIFFKEFLNDYGITVTAVDQTDTAAFARAIQANTKLIYIETPSNPNLNITDLKAVGELAKQHDILSMVDNTFASPINQTPRDFGIDIVVHSATKYLGGHSDLTAGIVCGSHDYIAKVWKRSVALGASLAPLDSWLLLRGLKTLSLRVKQINSNALELASFLDRHPKIKNVSYPGLSSHPQYELAARQMRGFSGMVCIEVDGQDEEQAFKNAQSLINNLEIFINAASLGGVESLIVHPASMWGGHHTQAQKKASGITLGMLRISVGIENIADLIEDIEQALRKLD, from the coding sequence ATGGCATCCAATACCGAAACGATACTCATCCATGAAGGACAACACTTCAATTCAACTGCTGCTGTAACGGCTCCTATCTTTCAGACATCAACTTATATTGCCGACAGTGATCCCACGGAATACATCAAGGCAGCGACCGAACCCAAGCATCCTTACTTTTATCACCGTCATGGCAATCCAACAAATAGCCAAGTTGCGGCGGTAGTCGCCAAACTGGAGAAAACAGAAGATGCACTCGTATTTGCTACGGGCATGGCCGCTATCAGTACAGCTATATTAGCTATTGTGAAATCCGGTGACCATATCGTTGCACAGCTTGCCCATTACTCAGGAACAGCTATTTTTTTTAAAGAATTTCTGAACGACTATGGCATCACCGTCACAGCCGTGGACCAAACGGATACCGCAGCCTTTGCCCGGGCTATTCAGGCAAATACCAAGCTGATCTATATCGAAACTCCTTCCAATCCCAATTTAAATATTACGGATCTAAAGGCCGTAGGTGAATTAGCTAAGCAACATGATATTTTGAGTATGGTTGACAATACCTTTGCATCCCCCATAAACCAGACACCGCGAGACTTTGGGATTGATATTGTTGTTCATAGTGCCACGAAATATTTGGGCGGGCATAGCGATCTAACGGCTGGCATTGTCTGTGGAAGTCATGACTATATTGCAAAAGTATGGAAACGCAGTGTTGCTCTGGGTGCGTCCCTGGCACCATTGGATTCTTGGCTGTTGCTCCGCGGACTGAAAACGCTGAGTCTACGTGTCAAACAAATCAATTCAAATGCGTTAGAACTCGCTAGCTTCCTTGATCGGCATCCTAAGATTAAGAACGTAAGTTATCCGGGGCTTTCCAGCCACCCCCAGTATGAACTGGCGGCTCGCCAGATGCGCGGCTTTTCAGGAATGGTCTGTATTGAAGTTGATGGACAGGATGAAGAGCAGGCCTTCAAAAATGCACAATCTTTAATTAACAACCTGGAAATATTTATCAATGCCGCCAGTTTGGGTGGTGTTGAATCGCTTATTGTACATCCAGCCAGCATGTGGGGCGGCCATCACACACAAGCACAGAAGAAAGCCTCCGGTATTACTTTGGGCATGCTGCGTATCTCAGTTGGTATTGAAAATATAGCAGATTTAATTGAAGACATAGAGCAGGCGCTGAGGAAACTTGACTAA